The following are from one region of the Arthrobacter sp. TMP15 genome:
- a CDS encoding GerMN domain-containing protein gives MSAFFPAPSGRPGACAGPACRQRRSMARMRIVDRIAIIGLSLSLALVGCTPNEAQQHDATMPTTNASTASGRVTSAPLETAIAAQTLPVYWLGHSNDDVFLYREFFPAQPTDDPLVTALRTMMGSQPHDPDYFSLWNSPSRLGASISAKNIITIDISADAFAKKADQGLAERSISQLIYTATAAAAMAGLVDTDSSIQVSVLVDGHTGYKAFGQVLLDRPLTRKATFLAPVWIIDPADGATHKSLPLKVSGQGVSPTGALLWSLDRFSDGKVGEQYLNGTVSIPAGAKELGEFSFNIAPPPGSYQLSVYIADPSLPGQKVGIDSKRVSIVEPSPK, from the coding sequence ATGTCTGCCTTCTTCCCCGCACCTTCAGGGCGCCCCGGCGCCTGTGCTGGTCCTGCCTGCCGGCAGCGCCGCTCGATGGCGCGCATGCGGATCGTAGACAGAATCGCCATTATTGGGCTCTCACTCTCACTGGCCCTTGTCGGTTGCACGCCCAACGAAGCGCAACAGCACGACGCGACGATGCCTACAACGAATGCTTCAACCGCGTCCGGGCGTGTAACAAGTGCGCCGCTTGAAACAGCGATAGCCGCCCAGACATTGCCCGTGTACTGGCTCGGCCATAGCAATGACGACGTTTTCTTGTACCGCGAGTTTTTTCCCGCTCAGCCCACAGACGATCCGCTGGTGACAGCGTTGCGAACAATGATGGGCAGCCAACCCCACGACCCTGATTACTTTTCACTTTGGAACAGTCCCTCCAGGCTTGGTGCCTCCATTTCGGCAAAAAACATCATCACCATTGATATATCGGCTGATGCTTTCGCTAAAAAAGCGGATCAAGGTCTGGCTGAGCGCTCAATTTCACAGTTGATCTATACAGCTACGGCCGCCGCTGCAATGGCCGGCCTCGTCGACACCGATAGCTCCATACAGGTTTCTGTCCTCGTTGACGGACACACTGGTTATAAGGCTTTTGGTCAGGTGCTCCTGGATCGTCCACTCACTCGCAAGGCGACATTTCTGGCACCTGTCTGGATTATTGACCCAGCTGACGGTGCTACGCACAAGAGTCTGCCTCTGAAAGTCAGCGGTCAGGGCGTCTCACCCACCGGAGCCCTCTTGTGGTCACTTGACCGATTCTCGGACGGCAAAGTCGGTGAACAGTATTTGAACGGGACAGTGTCCATTCCAGCGGGTGCCAAGGAATTGGGTGAGTTCAGCTTCAACATTGCCCCACCGCCCGGCAGCTACCAACTCTCGGTGTACATTGCTGACCCTTCACTCCCAGGTCAAAAGGTAGGTATTGACAGCAAAAGGGTCTCCATCGTGGAGCCCTCCCCCAAATAA
- a CDS encoding 16S rRNA (uracil(1498)-N(3))-methyltransferase: MSNPVFYAAPESIGALCPGARFSLDGAEGRHAATVKRLSIGEPVDVCDGAGLRLTCTVTNAEKGILTVQVEAVLPEQKPAVEFTLVQALAKGDRDELAIEMATELGIDAVVPWQAERSIVRWKMDKAVKGPEKWRQVVVAAAKQARRATVPRVGELAGTAAVCEHIQGADLALVLHEDAVDSVATRAHEWLLANPDAKSTVARQYSVLLIVGPEGGMSAAEVEAFVAAGARRALLGKHVLRSSTAGPAAVVLLSQELGRW, from the coding sequence ATGAGTAACCCGGTCTTTTACGCTGCCCCAGAGTCAATTGGCGCGCTATGCCCCGGCGCCCGATTTTCCCTGGACGGTGCTGAAGGACGCCACGCGGCAACTGTCAAACGGCTCAGCATTGGTGAGCCGGTTGACGTGTGCGACGGCGCAGGGTTGCGTTTGACCTGCACCGTCACCAACGCCGAAAAAGGCATCCTGACGGTGCAGGTGGAAGCTGTTTTGCCTGAGCAAAAACCAGCCGTCGAATTCACTCTTGTCCAGGCTCTGGCCAAGGGCGACAGAGATGAATTGGCCATTGAAATGGCCACAGAGTTGGGGATCGATGCAGTTGTGCCGTGGCAGGCGGAGCGATCCATTGTGCGCTGGAAAATGGACAAAGCCGTCAAGGGGCCGGAGAAATGGCGTCAAGTCGTGGTTGCTGCCGCCAAACAAGCCAGACGAGCTACTGTGCCACGTGTGGGAGAACTGGCAGGAACCGCGGCCGTATGTGAACATATTCAAGGAGCTGACCTTGCATTAGTCCTACACGAGGACGCCGTAGATTCGGTGGCGACGCGTGCCCACGAGTGGTTACTAGCCAACCCAGACGCGAAGAGCACTGTGGCTCGGCAATACTCTGTGTTGCTGATAGTAGGGCCGGAAGGCGGCATGAGCGCCGCCGAGGTCGAAGCATTCGTTGCCGCCGGTGCCAGGCGAGCACTCCTGGGCAAGCATGTGCTGCGCTCCTCCACAGCTGGACCCGCCGCCGTCGTACTTTTAAGCCAAGAACTGGGCCGCTGGTAG
- a CDS encoding PhoH family protein, whose translation MTERTAHPQDSFSDQGPGRHFPHSVDGTRTEVVHFLSTEQMVAALGAEDEGLRIVENLYPEVTFLARGNVLTITGPSGVVPRIMHLMEEARGMVARDCPMSADMWEQLVTMLKTHPQTSIVDVFSHDILSSRGRTIRPKTTNQKDYVDAIDRNTVVFGIGPAGTGKTYLAMAKAVQALQHKEVSRIILTRPAVEAGERLGFLPGTLNDKIDPYLRPLYDALHEMMDPETIPRLMAAGTIEVAPLAYMRGRTLNDAFIILDEAQNTTPEQMKMFLTRLGFGSKIVITGDITQVDLPSGTKSGLRVVREILDGLDDINFSILDASDVLRHRLVGAIVSAYNNWDDARPGPTTQPQPQKESTSR comes from the coding sequence ATGACAGAGAGAACAGCGCACCCTCAGGACTCCTTCTCGGACCAGGGCCCGGGACGGCACTTCCCACATTCTGTTGATGGAACGCGCACGGAAGTGGTGCATTTCTTATCGACTGAACAGATGGTTGCCGCTTTGGGTGCCGAGGACGAAGGTCTGCGGATTGTTGAAAATCTGTATCCGGAAGTAACTTTCTTGGCGCGCGGTAATGTTCTGACCATTACTGGTCCCTCCGGTGTTGTTCCACGGATTATGCACTTGATGGAAGAAGCGCGCGGCATGGTAGCCAGAGACTGTCCCATGAGCGCGGATATGTGGGAACAACTGGTGACCATGCTTAAAACCCACCCGCAGACGTCAATTGTTGACGTTTTCAGCCATGATATTCTTTCCAGCCGTGGCAGGACCATCCGCCCCAAGACCACGAACCAAAAAGACTATGTTGACGCGATCGATCGTAATACCGTGGTGTTCGGCATTGGTCCGGCAGGCACAGGGAAAACCTATTTGGCCATGGCCAAAGCTGTGCAAGCACTGCAGCACAAGGAAGTAAGCCGCATAATATTGACCCGTCCAGCCGTTGAGGCGGGGGAACGCTTGGGCTTCCTACCCGGGACACTCAACGACAAGATAGATCCGTATCTTCGCCCTCTCTACGACGCCCTACACGAGATGATGGATCCGGAAACCATCCCGCGCCTCATGGCTGCAGGCACAATAGAAGTTGCCCCGTTGGCCTACATGCGTGGACGGACACTCAATGACGCTTTCATCATCTTGGATGAAGCGCAAAACACTACGCCTGAACAAATGAAGATGTTCCTGACCCGGTTGGGCTTTGGCTCTAAGATTGTCATCACAGGTGACATCACCCAGGTTGACCTACCCAGCGGGACAAAGTCCGGGCTTCGAGTGGTACGGGAGATTCTTGATGGCCTTGATGACATCAACTTCTCCATTTTGGATGCCTCAGATGTTCTCCGGCACCGTTTGGTTGGCGCCATAGTCAGCGCCTACAACAATTGGGATGATGCCCGTCCCGGCCCAACAACACAACCACAGCCACAGAAAGAAAGCACCTCGCGATGA